From Solibacillus sp. FSL W7-1464:
AGGGTGCTGAATGATATGAGCCTGCAGTTTATCCGAAGCATGTAAATCAAACAGTGTTTTAGCTACAATTGTTCCGCCAAGACCTTGCTCGACAAACTGAAAAATAGCGGGAATGCTTGAGGTTTCAAACTTCGGTTCAACCATTAACTTGTCCGATTTTGCCGCAGCATTTAAAATCCGCCGGCAAAGATGCGCATTTGGAAACAAAACAAGTGGTTCATTTAAAATATGGCGTAATTGTACGGTCCCATCATGGTGAGTAGCAGCGTCTTTGCTTTCTACATAACAGAACTTTTCATTATATAAAGGAATCTCCACAAACTGCTCATCGTAGTTTTCAATGAGTGGTGAAAACGAAAATCCGAAATCGATTGTATTGTTCTTCAGTAATGTATGAATATCTTCACCAGAAGTAACCTTTACTTGTATATGCGGATAGTTATGCATGAACTTCAATACTAAATCTGACACAATATTCGTCAGCTCACCAGGCAACGCGCCCACACGCAGAATCCCTTTTTCAAGCGAAGCCAATTGCTGCATTTGCATTTTTGTAGTATGCAATGTTTGAAATATCGTTTGTGCTTGGCGATAAAGAATCTGTCCGGCCTCCGTAAGGCTGATTTTCTTGCCTATCCGGTGAAACAAAGGGGTATTTATTTCATTTTCAAGCACTTTTATTTGCTGGCTTAAAGTTGGCTGTGCAATATTAAGCCGTTCAGCCGCTCTCGTAAATTGCATCTCTTCGCACAACATTAAAAAGTACTCCAACTGTCGTAATTCCATAGAAAACACCTCGTTTTTATAGTTATAAACTATTATATGTACTATTAATATAATTCATATCTATTGTAAAGGACATTCATCTAAATAGAAAGAGAAGGTATTCTTCTAATCCGATGAGCTATTCGACATGTAGCTGCTCGAATAGAAAATCAATTTTATTCATAATGTGAATATTGAGGTGAATTTTTTGAAGTGGATTTCAACTATTTCCAAAAAAAGATTGAGGTTAATCTTTTCTGCTTTTATTCTTTTCGGAGTTATTGTCTTTTTAAGACTGTTTTATGTGCAAATTATTCAGCACGATAAACTAACAGAGCTTGCAAAAACGAATTGGGATCGGGAAATTCCCTTTACTTCAGAGCGCGGGGAAATTACGGATCGAAACGGTAAACTAATTGTTACGAATGAATTAGCGCCAACGCTTTATTTCATGCCAACACAGAATGATAATATTGAACAAGCTGCAAACCAGATTGCAGAAGTACTTAATTTGGATGCGAAAAAACTATACGAAAAAATGAATTCAAAAAGTTATCTCGTCAAACTTGCACCGGAAGCGAAAAACATTTCATACGAACAAGCCGTTAAAGTTCAGGAATTGAAAATTGACGGACTATATAGTGGTGTAGATTACGACAGGATATATCCTTACGGGAATCTGTTATCAAGACTCGTAGGATTTACTGGATATGATTCGCAGGGACTTGCAGGGATTGAATATCAATATGATAAACTTTTGACTTCTAAAGATGCAGCGATCAAATTGTTTACTGATGCAAAGGGAAAGGCTTTACCTCATGTGAATGATGAATGGCGTGAAGGGAAGCAAGGAGCGACGGTAGGCTTAACAATTGATGTGGAAGTTCAGAAAGTAATAGAACGAGAACTGTCTCAAGCTATGACAAAATATAATGCAGAACAGGCATTGGCCATTGCGATGAACCCTAAAACGGGGGAGATACTAGCTCTTTCTTCATATCCTACATACGATCCTTCTAAGTTTGAAGAAATAGAATCATCCATCTTTAATCGAAATCTGCCGGTATGGATGACATATGAGCCGGGGTCAACCTTTAAAATTATTACACTGAGTGCAGCCGTTGAAGAAAATGTAGTGGACCTTGAAAAAGACACTTTTTTTGATAAAGGCTATACGATGGTGGAAGGTGTAAAACTTCGCTGTTGGAAACGTGATGGTCATGGAGAGGAAACTTTTTTACAAGTAGTGGAAAATTCCTGTAATCCGGGATTTATCGAACTAGGTCAGCGAGTCGGTGCTGATAAATTAATGAAGTACATTAAAAACTTCGGGTTCGGTCAAACAACCGGTTCCAATATTGCCGGAGAAGCGTCAGGTATTTTATTTTCAGAAGAAGCATTTGGTCCAGTCGAACATGCTACCACTTCTTTTGGGCAAGGTATATCTGTGACGCCGATTCAACAGGTTCAGGCGGTTTCAGCAGCTGTGAATGGTGGTAAACTCTTTACGCCGTATGTTGTCTCAAAAGTATACAACCAGGAAAGTGGAGAAGTAATCATTGAGAATAAGCCGACCTTAAAACGCAATGTGGTCAGTGAGGAAACTTCCAAAATAGTAAGAGACGCGCTGGAGTCCGTTGTAGCAAATGGGTCAGGGCGGGCTGCATATCGGGATGGACTTCGCATTGGCGGGAAAACGGGTACTGCTCAAAAAGTAGAAAATGGACGCTATAAAGATGGGGACTATATTGTATCATTTATTGGTTTTGCACCGGCAAATGATCCTGAAGTTGTTGTATATGTAGCGGTTGACAGTCCAAAAGGGGAAGTAGTATTCGGCAGTACAATTGTAGCACCGATTGTTGGACAGATTATTGAAGATATTGCACCAATATTGGGGATAGAAAAAGATCGAGAAGGCCAACTGGAAAAGCAATATCGTTGGGGAGATGAGTTGACGGAGCGCGTACCTGATTTAGTAGGTGTATCTGTAAATGAAATTATGGAGTTGGAATATCCTTATCAAATTAAAGTACATGGAGAAGGCGAAACAGTAAAAGCGCAGTTACCGGAGCCGGAAAGTGTATTGGAAATAGATGGCACGATTCATCTTTATTTAGAAAAATAGATAAATAATTTCAAATGTAGCTTGCTTTGCACATAATTGAAACAACCATTTCCTCAATGAGCAAATGGTTGTTTTTGTGTACTCAATTTTTAATGTGCTATCATCTTATGTGCAATTTCATGGCCATCCATATGTGAAGGGTAATAGGTTGGCCAATTCGTTACTTCTTTTAGTAAAGCTTCACGATCATTCCCCCAGTAGATATGGTAATGCCCAGATTTTTGAGGTGCAATAATGTGGTCGCTAAACTGAACATAAGCAGGGACGCCTGTTTCATTTCCAACATGTTTGAAAATAAACCGAACCCCACGATTACCTTTTTCATAAGTTAAAATTTCATAGCCATCATATGCGTATTCTCCTTTATGCGCGTGACCATGATCATAAAAAGTAATAAAACGATCTTCAATGACAATACGGTCCGTAGTTGTTTTATACCCAATTTCATAATAAGTTTTAAACTCCTCAGATGTTTGGCTTTCATCTTAATCGTAATTATTACTATTTGAGAAGTTGATTCCATAAAAAAAACTTGCCGTGCCCGTCTGTATTTTCTAGTATTTTGACAGTTTTAGTTATACCCTCATCAATGAAATCCACATGTAAATCAGCATCATCCATATTGTTATAAATATGATAAATACTTTGAATATGGCTTAGTTGCTGAAGCATTGCCAATAATTCCGCTTTTAATTTAGCAGAAAACTGATTTGCCACATGTGTGTGCAAAATAATAATCTGACTATCTTTAAGATCATGTGTATCAAATAAAGAGGGAATAAAGATTCTGAAATCACCATTTAGTAAAAGCTTTGAATATTGCCGATTAATCGTTCGTGCCTTCTCTAAATTTTCTTTCCGTTCAATTTGTTCGGGCCAAATTAAACTTTTCAGCCATAAAAATTCATCCGAATCTTGTAAATTAATAATATTTAAATCGATTCCGATACGTTGTGAAATATCCAAATTTTCCACAGAAGTGATAGGAGTGCCGTAGTTTTTTGCAAAAAGAGTGAGAGGACTATTTTCATTGCCAAATGAAATCGGCGGTTCCTGATCGATTTCATATCGATACCCATCTAGATTAAGCAAAAGTCCTGCACTTGTACCGATCTCTATTAAGGTTAACGGTTGCTTTGTTTCTTCGGAAATCTCTGAAAAAATCGGATAAAGATAGCTGGCCCGCTGTACTTCATTTGTTTGAACGGACTTTGTCTGAAACAACTGCAACAGTTCATCCGAATGTTGTATACAGAAATCTATGAGCAATTGAAAGCTTTCTTCCATATTTACTTCATAAGGATTTTCGAATATTTGTTTTAATGGGGTTTCTTTTTGGGCTGATAAGTACTGCACAGACCCAAAAAATAAATTAGGTTTTGGCTGCGTCTCCGGAATATGCATCATGAGATTCAATAGCTGCCCGTTGGTTATAATCCTTTCACACCAATATTCATAAAGCGGGCTATTGTTTTTAGCTTCATGGCTGGCGAAACGTCTGAAAGCTGCAACTAGTTTTTCCATTTTCAGCACCTCATTTCGATTAGTGCTTACAGTGTATAATAGACTTAAAATTAACAGAATTAATAAATTTTAATATATTTGATTAATACTATTAATAAGAGGGGGATGAAATGGATATAAAATGGCTAAAATCATTTATAGCAGTTGCCGAAGAAGGGAGTTTTCGAGCGGCGGCAGAAAAATTGTATATTTCTCAGCCTAGTATCACAGTACATATGAAATTATTAGAGGAACATTTACAGGTTCAATTGTTTCACCGTGAACATACAAAAGTAAAAATATCTGTAATTGGCGAAAAATATTATCCGATTGCTAAAAATCTGGTGGCTCAA
This genomic window contains:
- a CDS encoding LysR family transcriptional regulator — its product is MELRQLEYFLMLCEEMQFTRAAERLNIAQPTLSQQIKVLENEINTPLFHRIGKKISLTEAGQILYRQAQTIFQTLHTTKMQMQQLASLEKGILRVGALPGELTNIVSDLVLKFMHNYPHIQVKVTSGEDIHTLLKNNTIDFGFSFSPLIENYDEQFVEIPLYNEKFCYVESKDAATHHDGTVQLRHILNEPLVLFPNAHLCRRILNAAAKSDKLMVEPKFETSSIPAIFQFVEQGLGGTIVAKTLFDLHASDKLQAHIIQHPLLERETLLIYQKERQQSPAFKAFLDLLKPALTNYQLSLSANSL
- a CDS encoding penicillin-binding transpeptidase domain-containing protein, coding for MKWISTISKKRLRLIFSAFILFGVIVFLRLFYVQIIQHDKLTELAKTNWDREIPFTSERGEITDRNGKLIVTNELAPTLYFMPTQNDNIEQAANQIAEVLNLDAKKLYEKMNSKSYLVKLAPEAKNISYEQAVKVQELKIDGLYSGVDYDRIYPYGNLLSRLVGFTGYDSQGLAGIEYQYDKLLTSKDAAIKLFTDAKGKALPHVNDEWREGKQGATVGLTIDVEVQKVIERELSQAMTKYNAEQALAIAMNPKTGEILALSSYPTYDPSKFEEIESSIFNRNLPVWMTYEPGSTFKIITLSAAVEENVVDLEKDTFFDKGYTMVEGVKLRCWKRDGHGEETFLQVVENSCNPGFIELGQRVGADKLMKYIKNFGFGQTTGSNIAGEASGILFSEEAFGPVEHATTSFGQGISVTPIQQVQAVSAAVNGGKLFTPYVVSKVYNQESGEVIIENKPTLKRNVVSEETSKIVRDALESVVANGSGRAAYRDGLRIGGKTGTAQKVENGRYKDGDYIVSFIGFAPANDPEVVVYVAVDSPKGEVVFGSTIVAPIVGQIIEDIAPILGIEKDREGQLEKQYRWGDELTERVPDLVGVSVNEIMELEYPYQIKVHGEGETVKAQLPEPESVLEIDGTIHLYLEK
- a CDS encoding DUF2332 domain-containing protein, which translates into the protein MEKLVAAFRRFASHEAKNNSPLYEYWCERIITNGQLLNLMMHIPETQPKPNLFFGSVQYLSAQKETPLKQIFENPYEVNMEESFQLLIDFCIQHSDELLQLFQTKSVQTNEVQRASYLYPIFSEISEETKQPLTLIEIGTSAGLLLNLDGYRYEIDQEPPISFGNENSPLTLFAKNYGTPITSVENLDISQRIGIDLNIINLQDSDEFLWLKSLIWPEQIERKENLEKARTINRQYSKLLLNGDFRIFIPSLFDTHDLKDSQIIILHTHVANQFSAKLKAELLAMLQQLSHIQSIYHIYNNMDDADLHVDFIDEGITKTVKILENTDGHGKFFLWNQLLK